One window of the Helicobacter canis genome contains the following:
- a CDS encoding DUF1353 domain-containing protein, which produces MESQELARFTEPIEVRFSNDGKSLTLLQGFYYYRKGSSADDQSAIKVPRGFHTDGFSNFGADFVLPRFGKGLKCAVLHDYLCVEFHAGRVSRVFADKVFLEAMIETRAFSRIKAYMIYASVRIYAICKGYK; this is translated from the coding sequence ATGGAATCACAAGAGCTAGCGAGATTTACCGAGCCTATTGAAGTGCGATTTAGCAATGATGGCAAGAGCCTGACACTACTGCAAGGCTTCTACTACTATCGCAAGGGCAGTAGCGCAGATGATCAAAGCGCGATAAAAGTGCCAAGGGGCTTTCACACAGATGGATTTAGCAACTTTGGGGCAGACTTTGTGCTACCGCGCTTTGGCAAGGGACTAAAATGCGCAGTGCTACACGACTATCTATGTGTAGAGTTTCACGCTGGCAGAGTCTCTAGGGTTTTTGCGGATAAGGTATTTCTAGAAGCGATGATAGAGACAAGGGCGTTTAGCAGGATAAAAGCATATATGATCTATGCGAGCGTGCGGATTTACGCAATTTGCAAAGGCTACAAGTGA